A single Chiloscyllium punctatum isolate Juve2018m chromosome 26, sChiPun1.3, whole genome shotgun sequence DNA region contains:
- the ddx28 gene encoding probable ATP-dependent RNA helicase DDX28 → MLTLGWRFLLQPQGPGTPATQCGTLLRKCLASGFSDGAAPGGGLPVIRIPQKTRLRVERRLKRVAGSKVPALRLARPGRLLIMGKRPGLNQHAGYTFGKFDTVPLVSKGWKHRKAAGDYFVINNTRSQPPSCPGEEQWEKPRSFSSLGLCKELQDALDGMGISQPNRLQVRTITALLRGSNVLCAAETGSGKTLSYLLPILQSLTRERAVGEARESDGLRGLVVVPSRELAEQLQRVARTLAADLKLNVRAVCGGRGMGKLKRSLSRGPIDLLVSTPGAFWKALRRDLVSLGGLSYLVLDEADTLFDESFVDLLEGILRHCRIASHPRESDGPGRKAQLVVTGATFPGGVGELLGKVTDLGSIITIKSKELHRIMPHVKQKFLKVKRTDKASDLLQMLKELVDQKAGVLVFCNSASTVNWLGYVLDDHGIKHSRLQGSMQAAKRSGIFNTFQQGLIDVLLCTDIASRGLDTQRVGVVINYDFPLTLCDYIHRAGRVGRVGSKVVGTVVSFVTQPWEVELVQKIETAARQKLVLPGLESEIKQPAKKSIAEQLNQNRNELSPEPFVES, encoded by the coding sequence ATGTTGACGTTGGGCTGGAGATTCCTTCTCCAGCCGCAGGGCCCCGGAACTCCGGCCACTCAATGCGGGACGCTGCTCCGCAAGTGTCTGGCCTCTGGCTTCTCGGACGGTGCCGCTCCGGGCGGCGGGCTGCCTGTCATCCGCATCCCCCAGAAGACGCGGCTGCGGGTGGAGCGGAGGCTGAAGCGAGTGGCGGGGAGCAAGGTGCCGGCGCTGAGGCTGGCCAGACCGGGGCGGCTACTCATCATGGGCAAGCGGCCTGGGCTGAACCAGCACGCCGGGTACACGTTCGGCAAGTTCGACACAGTGCCCCTGGTCTCCAAGGGCTGGAAGCACAGGAAGGCGGCAGGAGATTATTTTGTTATTAACAACACTCGGAGCCAGCCACCCTCTTGTCCGGGAGAGGAGCAGTGGGAGAAGCCGCGAAGTTTCAGCTCGCTCGGGCTATGCAAGGAGCTGCAGGACGCCCTGGACGGGATGGGTATTTCCCAGCCTAACCGACTGCAAGTCCGGACCATTACCGCTCTGTTGAGGGGGAGCAATGTGCTGTGTGCGGCCGAGACCGGCAGCGGCAAGACCTTGAGCTATCTCCTGCCCATCCTGCAGAGCCTGACCCGAGAGAGGGCGGTAGGGGAAGCCCGCGAGAGTGACGGGCTGCGCGGCCTAGTGGTGGTTCCCTCTCGGGAGCTGGCCGAGCAGCTCCAGCGAGTGGCCCGAACGCTGGCCGCTGACTTGAAGTTGAACGTGCGGGCGGTGTGCGGGGGCCGGGGTATGGGCAAGTTGAAGCGGAGTCTGTCCCGAGGGCCCATCGACCTGCTGGTGTCCACGCCCGGGGCGTTCTGGAAAGCACTAAGGAGAGACTTGGTCAGCCTGGGCGGCCTGAGCTACCTGGTGCTGGATGAAGCGGACACTCTGTTCGATGAAAGTTTCGTGGACCTGCTGGAGGGTATCCTCCGGCACTGCCGAATTGCGAGCCATCCCCGGGAGAGTGATGGGCCGGGGAGGAAAGCCCAGCTGGTGGTGACAGGAGCCACTTTCCCAGGCGGAGTGGGGGAACTGCTCGGCAAGGTCACTGACCTGGGCAGCATCATCACCATAAAGAGCAAGGAGCTGCACCGCATCATGCCCCACGTcaaacagaaattcctgaaggTCAAGCGGACGGATAAAGCCAGTGACTTGCTGCAAATGCTAAAGGAGTTGGTGGACCAGAAAGCTGGAGTTCTGGTGTTTTGCAACAGTGCCTCAACAGTTAATTGGCTTGGCTATGTCCTAGACGATCATGGGATCAAACACTCCCGTCTCCAAGGCAGCATGCAAGCCGCGAAACGCAGTGGCATCTTCAACACCTTCCAGCAGGGGCTGATAGATGTACTTCTCTGCACTGACATTGCATCTCGTGGATTGGACACTCAGAGGGTGGGTGTTGTAATTAATTACGACTTCCCCCTGACTCTGTGTGACTACATACACCGCGCTGGGCGAGTGGGCCGGGTTGGCAGCAAGGTTGTGGGCACCGTCGTTAGTTTTGTGACACAACCCTGGGAGGTTGAACTGGTCCAAAAAATTGAGACTGCCGCTCGGCAGAAGCTGgtgctgcctggtctggagtcTGAAATCAAGCAGCCTGCAAAGAAAAGCATAGCAGAACAATTGAACCAAAACAGAAATGAACTCTCTCCAGAACCTTTTGTAGAATCGTGA